The following proteins come from a genomic window of Nostoc sp. ATCC 53789:
- a CDS encoding type I polyketide synthase, whose amino-acid sequence MEEFAPNKIHKIAIVGMDCYLGGGCKGLDTFERSIYEGTQHFISRPPQRWQAIEAQQQLLKNYSFPDGVAPLGAYIKDFEIDAFSLELPPEEVDNFNPQELLMLQVADNALKDAALRKSTRIAIIIASTKDLTLHQQKEQLEDNEYTNYIENSLANYISKLWNFAGPTFTLIAEQNSVFKALELAQKLLAIREVDAVLVGAIDLAGDGASVLQRNEITKVNTGVNTLSYDQKANGWIVGEGAGAVVLKLHETAKRENNRIYATIDALSLVENSKSKIHPLTVPNSEMIAQACQQAFHLADIKPRDINYLEVVGSGISQQDESEIQGLLAAYRTFEPNLTCAIGSIKANIGHTYAASGIVSLIKTALCLYHRYIPAVPQWSGPKMPEIWRDSPFYVACESKPWFLEKGATRRIAAINGMEIDGSYAHLILSEEVYQQHHNSRYLEQMPYYVFAIASDEQSTLLEEIRNLQQTIKDCSSLAAAASMTFATFQQHQQATYAVAILGHNQDELQREIQHSLKGIPDAFKTGKDWQTPLGSYFTAKPLGQKGKIAFVYPAAFSAYLGIGRNLFRLFPQLYDQLLIKSGYNRLANVEKLVYPRSLEKFSNRQLEALEKELINDSVAILELEMLFATLLTATLSNYFQIKPQCAFGYSLGEISMMLAQGVWTEFLDNSKSFNSSPLFKTRLSGSKNAVREYWGLPQGEDDKSGDFWRNYILICPVSRVQEAIQDEDRVYLLLINTPEEVVIAGEIEACKRVIANLNCDAFLAPFTHVIHCEAMRSEYHELVRLNTFPSQNKSETIFYSTAEYKPIDLDSDSIARNIAQNICQQLNFPRLINRVYEDGFKIFLEVGAGSNCSRWIDKTLKAKEQITVSLNKRGVDDHASIIKALAKLLSHRVELDLSPLYSQEPEVSNESQSNVRTITLQNSKISYTSLNKKNHEILEDISFRYPIKTVNQQQYQLSELKEFAQMNSSLLPNPTKSLENTSRNLETLQEQVNFQNGSEPTQLLLQERNETVEKLQINENWVTEEEKNQFALTPSLKTSSVVDEPHLLNSHSPYYQKLSENASRMTKAHAVFLQARQESLKQISTIIQLQIACYQKLFE is encoded by the coding sequence ATGGAAGAATTTGCACCAAATAAAATTCATAAAATAGCGATTGTAGGGATGGATTGCTATTTGGGTGGCGGCTGCAAGGGATTAGATACCTTTGAACGCAGTATTTATGAGGGAACTCAGCATTTTATTTCCAGACCTCCTCAGCGATGGCAAGCAATAGAAGCACAACAACAGTTGTTGAAAAACTACAGTTTTCCCGATGGTGTAGCACCATTAGGTGCATACATTAAAGATTTTGAAATTGATGCTTTCAGTTTAGAACTACCACCAGAAGAAGTAGACAATTTTAACCCTCAAGAACTGTTGATGCTTCAGGTTGCCGATAATGCTCTAAAAGATGCGGCACTTCGTAAAAGTACGAGAATAGCAATAATAATTGCTAGTACTAAAGACCTAACTCTGCATCAACAAAAAGAGCAACTTGAAGATAATGAATATACCAACTACATCGAAAACAGCCTAGCTAATTATATTTCCAAACTGTGGAATTTTGCTGGACCGACATTCACATTAATTGCCGAACAAAATTCTGTTTTTAAAGCCTTGGAGCTTGCCCAAAAGCTACTTGCAATCAGAGAAGTAGACGCTGTTTTAGTCGGTGCGATTGACCTTGCTGGGGATGGCGCTAGTGTTTTACAACGAAATGAAATAACAAAAGTTAACACAGGTGTGAATACTCTCAGTTACGACCAGAAAGCCAATGGCTGGATAGTCGGAGAGGGTGCGGGGGCTGTAGTATTGAAGCTCCACGAAACAGCAAAACGAGAGAACAATCGCATATATGCAACGATTGACGCTCTTAGTCTTGTGGAAAATTCAAAATCTAAAATTCACCCTCTCACGGTTCCAAATTCTGAAATGATAGCCCAGGCTTGTCAACAGGCTTTTCATCTTGCAGATATCAAACCAAGAGATATCAACTATTTGGAAGTTGTTGGTAGTGGAATTTCCCAGCAAGATGAGTCAGAAATTCAAGGGTTGCTCGCAGCTTATCGCACATTTGAGCCAAATTTAACTTGTGCGATCGGGAGTATTAAAGCAAATATAGGTCATACCTATGCTGCATCGGGGATAGTTAGCCTGATTAAAACAGCACTTTGCCTGTATCATCGTTACATTCCCGCAGTTCCCCAATGGTCTGGTCCTAAAATGCCAGAGATTTGGCGAGATAGTCCCTTTTATGTCGCTTGTGAATCAAAACCCTGGTTTTTAGAAAAAGGAGCTACTAGAAGAATAGCTGCGATTAACGGGATGGAGATAGATGGAAGTTATGCACATTTAATTTTGTCAGAGGAAGTATATCAGCAACATCACAACAGCAGGTATTTAGAGCAAATGCCTTACTATGTGTTTGCGATCGCATCTGACGAGCAATCAACTCTATTAGAAGAAATCCGCAATCTTCAACAAACCATTAAAGATTGTTCTTCCCTAGCTGCTGCTGCTAGTATGACTTTTGCAACTTTTCAACAGCATCAACAGGCAACTTATGCAGTAGCAATTCTCGGACACAATCAAGATGAATTGCAGCGCGAAATTCAGCACTCCCTCAAAGGTATTCCCGATGCCTTCAAGACAGGTAAAGACTGGCAAACTCCTCTAGGCAGCTATTTTACAGCAAAACCACTTGGGCAAAAAGGTAAAATCGCTTTCGTTTATCCAGCAGCCTTTAGTGCTTATCTCGGAATAGGTCGGAATCTATTTCGTTTATTTCCTCAACTTTATGATCAGCTGCTCATCAAAAGTGGTTACAACCGTCTCGCGAATGTAGAAAAACTTGTCTACCCTCGAAGTTTAGAAAAATTTTCAAATAGGCAACTGGAAGCACTTGAAAAGGAATTGATTAACGATTCAGTAGCAATACTCGAATTAGAAATGCTCTTTGCTACACTTTTGACGGCAACTCTGAGCAATTATTTTCAGATCAAGCCCCAATGTGCTTTTGGTTATAGCTTGGGCGAGATTAGCATGATGTTGGCTCAAGGTGTCTGGACTGAGTTTCTAGATAATAGTAAGAGCTTTAACTCATCTCCTCTGTTTAAGACAAGGCTATCTGGTTCCAAAAATGCTGTGCGCGAGTATTGGGGATTACCTCAAGGAGAGGATGATAAAAGCGGAGATTTTTGGCGCAACTATATTCTTATTTGTCCAGTATCTCGTGTTCAGGAAGCCATCCAAGATGAAGATCGCGTCTATTTACTTTTAATTAATACTCCAGAAGAAGTCGTGATTGCTGGTGAGATAGAAGCTTGTAAGCGGGTAATTGCCAATCTAAATTGTGATGCTTTTCTTGCTCCCTTCACCCATGTCATCCATTGCGAGGCAATGCGCTCTGAATACCATGAACTTGTGAGATTAAATACATTCCCTAGCCAAAATAAATCAGAAACTATTTTTTATTCCACAGCCGAGTATAAACCAATTGACCTCGACAGTGATTCAATAGCTCGCAACATTGCTCAAAACATCTGTCAACAGCTTAATTTTCCTCGGCTAATTAACCGTGTCTATGAAGATGGCTTCAAAATATTTCTCGAAGTAGGTGCTGGTAGTAACTGTTCCAGATGGATTGATAAAACCCTCAAGGCAAAAGAACAGATCACAGTATCTCTTAATAAAAGAGGTGTAGACGATCATGCTTCTATTATCAAAGCCTTAGCAAAACTCCTTAGCCATAGAGTTGAACTAGATTTATCACCATTATATTCTCAAGAACCAGAAGTTTCCAATGAAAGTCAGTCTAACGTGAGAACTATAACCTTGCAAAATAGCAAGATTAGTTACACATCTTTGAATAAAAAAAATCACGAAATCCTTGAAGATATCTCTTTTAGATATCCCATCAAAACTGTTAATCAGCAGCAATATCAACTATCAGAATTAAAGGAATTTGCACAAATGAATTCTTCTTTGCTTCCCAATCCTACCAAAAGTCTTGAAAACACCTCTAGAAATCTAGAAACTCTCCAAGAGCAAGTTAACTTTCAAAATGGCAGCGAACCTACTCAGTTATTGCTACAAGAACGCAATGAAACTGTAGAAAAATTACAAATTAACGAAAATTGGGTAACAGAAGAGGAAAAGAATCAATTCGCTCTGACCCCTAGTTTGAAAACTTCCAGCGTTGTTGACGAACCCCATTTGCTCAATTCACACAGTCCTTACTATCAAAAACTGAGTGAGAATGCTTCCAGGATGACCAAAGCTCATGCTGTCTTTTTACAAGCGCGACAGGAGTCACTAAAGCAAATTAGCACGATCATTCAGTTGCAAATAGCTTGTTATCAAAAGTTGTTTGAATGA
- a CDS encoding PfaD family polyunsaturated fatty acid/polyketide biosynthesis protein, with protein MIGADNILNNNGNYLKISDYIFHQNQVWQGILDFVSFNEKGIKSKLLNLEKPCYIIRVEGKVGATNEGYPYPCNQEKTGQAEILVSTPPLSTRQLGDPTFLNFHGVKYAYATGAMAQGIASEELVIALGKEKILSSFGAGGLSPARVEAAIKLIQQALPEGPYAFNLLHSPSEPAIERGVVDLYLKYQVRTIEASAFLDLTDNIVYYRAAGLGLNADNKIEIKNKIIAKVSRREVAIKFLQPAPTKILKQLVEQGLISELQATLAEKIPVADDITAEADSGGHTDNRPLVCLLPSILELRDEIQRKFSYEKPVRVGVAGGIATPQSALAAFMMGAAYVVTGSINQSCIEAGTSQHTKQLLAQAEMADVMMAPAADMFEMGVKLQVLKRGTLFPLRAQKMFELYKNYDSIEDIPLVERDKLEKQVLKKSLDAVWQETVTYLSQRNPDKLAKAVNNPKLKMALIFRWYLGLSSRWSNFGEKGREMDYQIWCGPAMGSFNDWVRGSYLSESNNRQVVDVANHIMTGAAFLYRIQSLKVQGLQMPAYYSEYRPATFN; from the coding sequence ATGATTGGTGCAGATAATATACTAAATAACAATGGTAACTACCTAAAAATTTCAGACTATATATTCCACCAAAATCAAGTTTGGCAAGGTATTTTAGATTTTGTATCTTTTAACGAAAAAGGTATAAAATCTAAGCTTCTAAATTTAGAAAAACCTTGTTATATTATTAGAGTTGAAGGAAAAGTTGGCGCAACTAACGAAGGTTATCCATATCCTTGCAACCAAGAAAAAACTGGACAGGCAGAAATATTAGTATCTACTCCACCTCTGTCAACTCGACAATTAGGCGATCCAACTTTTCTCAACTTTCATGGTGTAAAATACGCTTATGCCACGGGCGCAATGGCTCAAGGGATTGCTTCTGAAGAACTGGTAATTGCCCTTGGTAAAGAGAAAATCTTAAGTTCATTTGGTGCTGGTGGCTTATCTCCTGCTCGCGTCGAAGCAGCCATTAAGCTTATTCAGCAAGCTTTACCCGAAGGACCTTACGCATTTAACTTACTCCACAGTCCCAGTGAACCTGCTATTGAACGCGGTGTTGTTGATTTGTATCTTAAATATCAGGTGAGAACAATAGAAGCTTCCGCCTTCCTCGATTTGACTGACAACATTGTTTACTATCGCGCTGCTGGACTTGGTTTGAATGCGGACAATAAAATCGAAATCAAAAATAAAATTATAGCCAAAGTTTCTCGGAGAGAAGTTGCAATCAAATTTCTACAACCTGCTCCAACAAAAATTTTGAAGCAATTAGTTGAGCAAGGCCTTATCAGTGAATTACAAGCAACCCTAGCTGAAAAAATTCCTGTAGCTGACGATATTACTGCCGAAGCAGATTCTGGTGGTCATACAGATAATCGTCCTCTGGTTTGTCTCTTACCTTCCATCTTAGAATTGAGAGATGAAATTCAAAGAAAATTTTCTTATGAAAAACCTGTCCGAGTTGGAGTAGCAGGAGGAATTGCTACGCCACAATCAGCATTAGCTGCCTTTATGATGGGTGCTGCTTATGTTGTAACAGGCTCGATTAACCAATCTTGCATTGAAGCCGGAACTTCTCAACATACTAAACAATTATTGGCTCAAGCCGAGATGGCTGATGTGATGATGGCTCCGGCGGCAGATATGTTCGAAATGGGGGTAAAACTCCAAGTGCTCAAAAGAGGAACTCTCTTTCCTTTACGAGCCCAAAAAATGTTTGAACTATACAAAAACTATGACTCAATTGAAGATATTCCCTTGGTGGAAAGAGATAAATTAGAAAAACAAGTTTTGAAAAAGAGCTTGGATGCAGTGTGGCAAGAGACAGTTACTTATTTATCTCAACGCAATCCTGATAAATTGGCCAAGGCTGTTAATAATCCAAAACTGAAGATGGCTTTAATTTTTCGCTGGTATCTTGGATTATCATCCCGTTGGTCTAACTTTGGAGAAAAAGGGAGAGAAATGGATTATCAAATCTGGTGTGGCCCTGCTATGGGCAGTTTCAATGACTGGGTTAGAGGTTCTTATTTATCTGAATCAAATAATCGTCAGGTAGTTGATGTTGCTAACCATATTATGACCGGAGCGGCATTTTTATACCGGATACAAAGTTTAAAAGTTCAGGGCTTACAAATGCCCGCTTATTACAGCGAATATCGTCCAGCTACTTTTAATTAA
- a CDS encoding 2Fe-2S iron-sulfur cluster-binding protein → MIVSIHFEDDQKTVQVEANQRLTKVCDEHPSSILFGCRCVACGTCLIEVVSGIENLTPVMDEERILLDVLAPDTTNVRLACQCVVQGDIRIRVAD, encoded by the coding sequence ATGATAGTGTCTATTCATTTTGAAGACGACCAGAAAACAGTTCAAGTTGAAGCAAACCAACGCTTAACTAAGGTTTGTGATGAGCATCCTAGTTCAATTTTATTTGGTTGTCGTTGTGTTGCTTGCGGAACTTGCCTCATAGAAGTTGTGAGTGGGATAGAAAATCTAACTCCTGTGATGGATGAAGAGCGGATTTTGCTTGATGTGTTGGCTCCCGATACTACCAATGTTCGCCTAGCTTGTCAATGCGTAGTGCAGGGTGATATTCGTATTCGGGTAGCGGATTAA
- a CDS encoding acyl carrier protein, whose amino-acid sequence MSQSTPEATKKQSYTAEEIQAWLVSHIAEQLGVEPKDIDVSQPLDSYGLESAQAMFLVSKAEKLFGFELSPILLWHYPTIETLSQRLAEESKASQSEIFEI is encoded by the coding sequence ATGAGTCAGTCTACTCCTGAGGCAACTAAAAAGCAGTCTTATACCGCAGAAGAAATTCAAGCTTGGCTAGTATCTCATATTGCAGAGCAGCTAGGAGTTGAACCCAAGGATATAGATGTCAGTCAGCCTTTAGACAGCTATGGTTTAGAGTCAGCCCAAGCAATGTTTCTTGTTAGCAAAGCTGAGAAGTTGTTTGGTTTTGAACTATCTCCAATCTTATTGTGGCATTACCCCACTATTGAAACGCTATCCCAGCGTTTAGCCGAAGAATCCAAAGCTTCGCAGTCAGAGATTTTTGAGATTTGA
- a CDS encoding condensation domain-containing protein produces the protein MIYNRKLGHLEQAMEILNSRAKTWNIVTISRIKGYICEETLTQALDMIQCRHPRLNSKIVGDKNSLIFQSQETANIALRVVKKLDNEQWQQVVDEEMNNGIDSSKGLLRVVLIHFLGNEHISYLITTIHHAIADGLSSIQLHSEILTYCQKIVSGEPINPVISLTPLPPIEELMPKWTKGFRGRINSIIFLLQLGLQKIWNRPQTLGFEKYVSIAKRSCNIIHRQLDQDLTQKFVNHCRQENTTVHSALCAVMLFTIGRKIIKRNSKNTRVNCLSYFDLRRHLEPAISDDQMAVLASSIMGFHTIGRNTSFWELAREVKQKLEVSKKSGDLLKMILIAKHLIDFCFIYPKQVAATVSVSNVGKVNIPKYYGEFELEEISFAGSHALYAGVFVIHASTFQGKMLLNFVFSQPSISQSTMELLVNNFMSYIHEICNLDLDSSLMYK, from the coding sequence ATGATTTACAACAGAAAGCTGGGGCACCTTGAGCAAGCTATGGAAATCTTAAATAGCCGTGCTAAAACCTGGAACATAGTAACTATTAGTCGCATCAAGGGCTATATCTGCGAAGAAACTCTGACACAGGCTTTAGACATGATTCAATGTCGCCACCCTCGTCTAAATTCTAAAATTGTTGGAGATAAAAATAGTCTTATCTTTCAAAGTCAAGAAACAGCAAATATTGCTTTACGCGTTGTCAAAAAGTTAGACAATGAGCAGTGGCAACAAGTAGTTGATGAAGAGATGAACAACGGAATTGATAGTAGCAAAGGTTTGCTGCGAGTTGTTCTTATTCATTTTTTAGGTAATGAGCATATAAGTTACCTCATTACAACAATACACCATGCGATCGCAGATGGTTTATCATCCATCCAACTTCACTCAGAAATCTTGACTTATTGTCAAAAAATTGTGTCCGGCGAACCAATTAATCCAGTTATTAGCTTAACTCCACTTCCACCTATCGAAGAACTAATGCCCAAATGGACTAAGGGATTCAGAGGTAGGATAAATAGTATTATCTTTTTATTGCAGCTTGGGTTACAAAAAATCTGGAATCGACCACAAACATTAGGTTTTGAAAAGTATGTATCTATTGCAAAGCGTAGTTGCAATATTATCCACAGACAACTTGACCAAGACTTAACCCAAAAATTTGTAAATCATTGTCGGCAAGAGAATACAACAGTACATAGTGCTTTGTGTGCTGTAATGTTGTTTACAATAGGGAGAAAAATAATTAAAAGAAATAGCAAAAATACACGAGTAAACTGCCTATCATATTTTGATTTGAGGAGACATCTCGAACCAGCTATCAGTGATGATCAGATGGCTGTATTAGCCTCCTCTATTATGGGATTTCATACTATAGGGAGAAACACGTCCTTTTGGGAATTAGCCCGTGAGGTGAAACAAAAACTTGAAGTTAGTAAAAAATCCGGTGATCTCTTGAAAATGATTTTGATTGCCAAGCATCTCATAGATTTTTGTTTTATCTATCCCAAGCAAGTAGCTGCCACAGTGTCTGTTTCTAATGTTGGCAAAGTAAATATACCCAAATATTACGGTGAATTTGAACTAGAAGAAATCAGTTTCGCTGGTTCCCACGCTTTGTATGCAGGTGTTTTTGTTATCCACGCCTCAACTTTTCAAGGAAAAATGCTGTTGAATTTTGTTTTTTCTCAACCTTCAATTAGCCAAAGCACTATGGAACTTCTTGTGAACAATTTTATGTCTTATATTCATGAAATTTGCAATTTGGATTTAGACTCTTCTTTAATGTACAAATAG
- a CDS encoding PAS domain S-box protein has product MIELLHNFFSTSQFIPHGHCYLWKPELVWLHLVSDVLTGLAYYSIPVMLVYFVRKRRDVPFGWIFLMFGTFIVACGTTHLMDVWTLWYPTYWLSGLLKAITAFVSVLTAIELVPLIPKALALPSPAQLEKEIAERILTEEVLRESKQRWQLALRGNNDGIWDWNVKTNEIFFSARWKEMLGYEDHEISNHLDERMKRVHPDDLDWVTQAVQDHFSQKTPFYTTEHRVLCKDGTYKWILDRGQALWDEDGNVVRMAGSHTDITERKQAEEAVSSLLNQLENMVEERTAQLTRINQSLQTEITERQRIEEALRESEERFRATFHQAAVGIAHVAIDGRWLLVNQKLCNILGYTLEELQLLTFQDITHPDDINADLKYFYQILADDIQTYSIEKRYFCKDRSILWVNLTVSLMREPSGEPRYLISVVEDISERQAALRDRKQWEEQMQASLLEKEVLLKEIYHRVKNNLQVISSLLSLQSAYIKDKHDLVIFQQSQQRIASMALVHEKLYESQDLAKINFGEYIRDLVASLFTAYEVNEDAIALVLNIDKHVFLGLDTAIPCSLIIHELVSNSLKYAFPVGRNGTIYIEINQNQDRQVTLVVSDDGIGLPPNFNFQKIASLGWQLVDALTNQLSGNINIQGDMGVKCQVTFTLI; this is encoded by the coding sequence ATGATAGAACTTTTACATAATTTTTTCTCTACTAGCCAGTTTATTCCCCACGGACATTGCTACCTCTGGAAACCAGAATTGGTGTGGTTACATTTGGTTTCAGATGTGTTAACTGGACTTGCTTATTATTCAATCCCAGTGATGTTGGTTTATTTTGTCCGTAAACGGCGAGATGTGCCTTTCGGCTGGATATTCCTGATGTTTGGCACATTCATTGTTGCTTGTGGCACAACCCATTTGATGGATGTGTGGACGCTTTGGTATCCTACCTATTGGCTATCAGGGTTACTCAAAGCTATTACCGCTTTTGTCTCTGTATTGACGGCTATAGAGCTTGTGCCATTAATACCCAAGGCACTGGCTCTACCAAGTCCTGCTCAACTAGAGAAGGAAATTGCTGAACGCATACTAACTGAGGAGGTGTTGAGGGAAAGTAAACAACGCTGGCAATTAGCTTTGCGCGGCAATAATGATGGAATTTGGGACTGGAATGTTAAAACTAATGAAATATTCTTCTCGGCCCGTTGGAAGGAAATGCTTGGTTATGAAGACCACGAAATTTCTAACCATTTAGATGAAAGGATGAAACGAGTACATCCAGATGATCTGGATTGGGTAACACAAGCAGTCCAAGATCACTTTTCTCAGAAAACACCGTTTTACACTACTGAGCATCGAGTTTTATGTAAAGACGGCACTTACAAATGGATTTTGGATCGAGGTCAAGCTCTGTGGGATGAAGATGGTAATGTAGTGCGGATGGCTGGGTCACATACCGATATTACTGAGCGTAAGCAAGCAGAGGAGGCAGTAAGTAGTCTACTTAATCAACTAGAAAATATGGTGGAGGAACGAACAGCACAGTTAACAAGAATTAATCAATCACTACAGACAGAAATTACTGAGCGCCAGCGAATAGAAGAAGCATTACGAGAAAGTGAAGAACGATTCCGTGCTACATTTCATCAAGCTGCTGTTGGCATCGCCCATGTAGCAATAGATGGAAGGTGGTTGTTAGTTAATCAGAAGCTTTGCAATATTCTTGGTTACACACTCGAAGAACTACAGTTGCTAACTTTTCAAGATATTACTCACCCAGATGATATTAATGCCGACCTAAAATATTTTTACCAGATTTTAGCAGATGATATTCAAACTTACTCAATAGAAAAGCGCTATTTTTGTAAAGATCGCTCCATACTTTGGGTTAATCTCACCGTCTCTTTAATGCGCGAACCTAGTGGGGAGCCAAGATATTTGATTTCTGTAGTGGAAGATATTAGCGAACGGCAAGCTGCGCTACGCGATCGCAAGCAGTGGGAGGAGCAAATGCAAGCATCACTCTTAGAAAAAGAGGTGTTATTAAAAGAAATTTATCATCGGGTAAAAAACAATTTACAAGTTATTTCTAGTCTGCTAAGTTTGCAATCTGCTTATATTAAAGACAAGCACGATTTGGTAATATTCCAACAAAGCCAACAACGGATTGCGTCAATGGCTCTAGTTCACGAAAAATTGTATGAGTCTCAAGACTTAGCAAAGATTAATTTTGGTGAATATATTCGAGATTTAGTAGCAAGTTTATTTACTGCATACGAAGTCAATGAAGATGCGATCGCTCTGGTACTAAATATAGACAAACACGTTTTTCTCGGATTAGATACGGCAATTCCTTGTAGCTTAATTATCCATGAGCTTGTATCTAATTCCTTGAAATATGCATTTCCCGTAGGTAGGAATGGTACGATTTATATAGAAATTAACCAAAATCAAGATCGGCAAGTTACACTTGTAGTCAGTGATGACGGAATTGGTTTACCACCAAATTTTAATTTCCAAAAAATAGCTTCTTTAGGCTGGCAGTTAGTGGATGCTTTAACCAATCAACTTTCAGGAAATATCAATATCCAAGGTGATATGGGTGTGAAGTGTCAGGTGACATTTACATTAATATAA
- a CDS encoding response regulator, with amino-acid sequence MTSAKILVVEDEAIVAKDLQYRLIKFGYTVPVIASSGQEAINKAVEISPDLVLMDIKLKGSMDGIEAAQEIHKHLDIPVIYLTAYADDKTLARAKITEPFGYLLKPFKERELQTNIEIALTKHGLERQLKVSKKWLDALLKSIGDGVIASDLQELVTFMNPVAENLTGWKQEEAYGRNSSEVFNIANADTHNSIESPIVKVLQDGIIVSLPAETILITREGGEIPIDDSVAPIKDDKDNIMGAVLVFRDITERKRAIEARQRQIEQEKLVLQWEEINQLKNDFLNLVSHELRSPLSNMKLMIKMIQLSTDTEEAQRYLELMEGECDRELGLINDLLDLQRLESSSYPVITPDALLLQQFLTWIIEPFQIRVQQHQQTLKLNLPSNLPPLLSDGISLERILIELLNNACKYTPAGGEIILSVSHNSLETPAKTIITTSNSAEISAIELPRIFEKFYRIPNADIWNQGGSGLGLAIVQKLVEQLQGNIQVESGNGWTTFTLTLTDLL; translated from the coding sequence ATGACATCTGCAAAAATCTTAGTTGTAGAAGACGAAGCTATTGTTGCAAAAGATTTACAATATCGACTTATAAAATTTGGTTATACAGTTCCTGTAATTGCTTCTTCAGGACAAGAAGCAATTAACAAAGCAGTAGAAATATCCCCAGATTTAGTGTTAATGGATATTAAATTAAAAGGGTCAATGGATGGGATAGAAGCTGCCCAAGAAATCCATAAGCATTTGGATATTCCAGTAATTTACTTAACGGCTTATGCAGATGATAAAACATTAGCAAGAGCCAAGATAACTGAACCGTTTGGCTACCTACTCAAACCTTTTAAAGAAAGAGAACTACAAACAAATATTGAAATAGCTCTCACTAAACATGGTTTAGAAAGGCAATTAAAAGTAAGTAAAAAATGGCTGGATGCACTTTTAAAAAGTATAGGCGATGGTGTGATTGCTAGCGATTTGCAAGAATTGGTAACTTTCATGAATCCGGTTGCTGAAAATCTGACTGGATGGAAACAGGAAGAAGCTTATGGTAGAAATTCATCAGAAGTATTCAATATTGCTAATGCAGATACTCATAACTCTATTGAAAGTCCGATCGTAAAAGTCCTTCAAGATGGTATTATCGTCAGCCTCCCAGCAGAAACTATTCTGATTACTAGAGAGGGTGGAGAAATACCAATTGATGACAGCGTTGCACCAATTAAAGATGATAAAGATAATATAATGGGTGCTGTGTTAGTGTTTCGAGATATTACTGAGCGCAAACGAGCGATTGAGGCGCGTCAAAGGCAAATTGAGCAAGAGAAACTTGTGTTGCAATGGGAAGAGATAAATCAACTCAAAAATGACTTTTTAAATTTAGTTTCTCACGAACTGCGATCGCCTCTGAGTAATATGAAGTTAATGATTAAAATGATACAATTGTCTACTGATACCGAGGAAGCTCAACGTTATCTAGAACTGATGGAAGGCGAGTGCGATCGCGAGTTAGGATTAATTAACGATCTACTTGACTTACAACGGCTAGAAAGCTCATCTTATCCAGTTATCACACCAGATGCGTTGCTCTTACAGCAGTTCTTAACTTGGATAATTGAGCCATTTCAAATCCGTGTTCAACAACATCAGCAAACTCTAAAGTTGAATCTGCCCTCAAATCTCCCGCCCCTGCTCTCAGATGGCATAAGCTTAGAACGAATCTTAATAGAATTGCTTAATAATGCCTGTAAATACACACCTGCGGGTGGTGAAATTATCCTAAGTGTAAGTCACAATTCCTTGGAAACGCCTGCAAAAACTATTATTACTACCAGTAATTCCGCAGAAATTTCAGCAATAGAGTTACCACGAATCTTTGAAAAATTTTATCGCATCCCCAATGCAGATATCTGGAATCAAGGTGGTTCTGGATTAGGTTTAGCTATAGTACAAAAATTAGTCGAACAATTGCAAGGAAACATTCAAGTAGAAAGCGGTAACGGATGGACAACATTTACCCTTACATTAACTGATTTATTATAG